The Juglans regia cultivar Chandler chromosome 2, Walnut 2.0, whole genome shotgun sequence genome includes a window with the following:
- the LOC108995596 gene encoding vesicle-associated protein 2-1-like — MSDGGGGGGNHLISVHPDELKFPFELEKQSYCDVKVANNTEHYVAFKVKTTSPKKYFVRPNTGVIQPWDSCLIRVTLQAQRECPPDMYCKDKFLLQSTKVPPHSDVDELPQDTFNKDSGRAIEECKLKVVYISPASAQTNSEDQALMGSAQSPNTNFNQALQLLKAERDAAVQQTQQLQQELDMLKRRRSRKSDQGFSLTFAIFAALIGIMVGFLMNLSLFSSSAE; from the exons TTGAACTGGAAAAGCAAAGCTACTGTGATGTTAAAGTTGCAAACAACACGGAACATTATGTTGCTTTTAAG GTTAAAACCACTTCACCCAAAAAGTACTTTGTGCGGCCCAACACGGGTGTTATACAGCCTTGGGACTCATGTCTCATAAGAG TCACCCTCCAAGCACAGAGAGAATGTCCTCCAGATATGTATTGCAAAGATAAATTTCTCTTGCAGAGTACAAAAGTGCCTCCACATAGTGATGTTGATGAACTTCCGCAGGATACT TTTAACAAGGACAGTGGAAGGGCAATAGAGGAATGCAAACTTAAAGTTGTGTATATCTCTCCCGCTTCAGCTCAAACAAACTCAGAAGATCAAGCATTAATGGGATCTGCACAAAGTCCTAATACCaatttt AACCAGGCTTTGCAGTTGCTGAAGGCTGAAAGAGATGCAGCAGTTCAACAAACACAGCAGCTACAACAAGAACTG GACATGCTGAAGAGGCGAAGATCTCGAAAAAGTGACCAAGGCTTCTCACTCACCTTTGCAATATTTGCGGCACTCATTGGCATTATGGTTGGCTTCCTCATGAACCTTTCATTGTTCTCATCATCTGCAGAATGA